One stretch of Roseimicrobium sp. ORNL1 DNA includes these proteins:
- a CDS encoding U32 family peptidase, with the protein MLSIPVSEPTPILNYKPELLSPAGNWECARAAVANGADAIYFGMPRFNARLRADNFTEEDLPKLMEFLHKHGVRGYCAFNTLIFTGEIEDAEKQLKLLESAGVDAVIIQDLGLARIVKACTPKLHLHASTQMTITSPEGLRFAKNLGLDLAVLSRELSLRELEAFQKQGGENALPLEVFVHGALCVAYSGQCLTSESLGRRSANRGECAQACRMPYELVVDGELQDLGDKRYLLSPQDLAAVNEIPELIKLGVRSFKIEGRLKTPEYVAAVTQVYRKAMDAAFAEMAGLPHGEAFSAKDKYALEMTFSRGLFSGWMHGVNHQELVGAKYAKKRGPFVGEVRYVDRDAVELTDFATPLKPGDGVVFENPSDTNREQGGYLYGVHENWIEFQRGKIDFRGVKPGTRVFKTSDMALEKELQSSFKGDIPIRKRLELHLRVSGSLGAPLVLEALDADEKVTARVESTILLDVARNRPLTREGLQAQLERLGGTPYELRHLDVFLPDNAILPVSELNRLRRDLVEKLEQGATAASSVEVKPATTAAEMLAAVPKSRTPISSPVLHVLCRSMDQIEAALDANVQRMYVDFEDIRLYNDAVRLVRESGRDGLIFLATPRIQKAREDGFFKLIARAEPDGVLIRNLGAIEFFANAGLRMTGDFSLNVANPLTAEFLINSGLEQCTISYDLNIEQVLDLLKGAPPEWFEITLHQHMPMFHMEHCVFASFMSEGKSFLDCGRPCEKHNVKLRDRVGMEHPLKADVGCRNTLFNAVAQTGALFFQDLMNVGLRHYRVELLEETRRETAIILSTYNALLTGRTSGVSLHQALKAQSQLGVTTGTLRQGEFR; encoded by the coding sequence ATGTTGTCCATCCCCGTGTCCGAACCTACCCCCATCCTGAACTACAAGCCCGAACTGCTCTCTCCTGCCGGTAACTGGGAGTGCGCCCGTGCCGCTGTGGCCAACGGGGCCGATGCCATCTACTTCGGCATGCCGCGTTTCAATGCGCGCCTGAGGGCGGACAATTTCACGGAAGAGGATCTGCCCAAGCTAATGGAGTTTCTCCACAAGCATGGGGTGCGGGGCTATTGCGCGTTCAACACCCTCATCTTCACCGGCGAGATCGAAGACGCGGAGAAGCAGCTCAAGCTCCTGGAAAGTGCCGGCGTGGATGCGGTGATCATCCAGGACCTCGGCCTCGCACGCATCGTGAAGGCCTGTACGCCGAAGTTGCACCTGCACGCCAGCACGCAGATGACCATCACCTCGCCAGAAGGTCTGCGCTTTGCGAAGAATCTGGGACTGGACCTCGCGGTGCTCTCACGTGAGCTGAGCCTCCGCGAGCTGGAGGCCTTCCAGAAGCAGGGGGGCGAAAATGCCCTACCACTGGAGGTGTTTGTTCACGGTGCCTTGTGCGTAGCCTATTCGGGACAATGCCTCACGAGCGAATCGTTGGGTCGTCGCAGTGCCAATCGTGGCGAATGCGCCCAGGCCTGTCGCATGCCGTATGAGTTGGTGGTCGACGGCGAACTACAGGACCTCGGCGACAAGCGCTACCTTCTCTCACCGCAGGATCTCGCCGCAGTGAATGAGATTCCCGAGCTCATCAAGCTCGGCGTCCGCAGCTTCAAGATCGAAGGCCGCCTGAAGACGCCCGAATATGTGGCCGCCGTGACGCAGGTCTATCGCAAAGCCATGGATGCCGCTTTCGCCGAGATGGCCGGTCTGCCCCACGGAGAAGCCTTTTCCGCCAAGGACAAGTATGCGCTGGAGATGACCTTCAGCCGCGGACTCTTCTCCGGCTGGATGCATGGGGTGAACCACCAGGAACTGGTGGGCGCGAAGTACGCCAAGAAGCGCGGCCCCTTCGTGGGTGAAGTGCGCTATGTGGATCGCGATGCGGTGGAGCTCACCGACTTCGCCACGCCCCTGAAACCGGGCGATGGCGTGGTGTTTGAGAATCCCTCTGATACCAACCGCGAACAGGGCGGCTACCTTTACGGCGTGCACGAGAACTGGATTGAGTTCCAGCGCGGCAAGATCGACTTCCGTGGCGTGAAGCCCGGCACGCGCGTCTTCAAGACGAGCGACATGGCCTTGGAGAAGGAACTCCAGTCGAGCTTCAAGGGAGACATCCCGATTCGCAAACGCCTGGAGCTGCATCTGCGCGTGAGCGGTTCCCTGGGCGCGCCACTAGTGCTCGAGGCACTGGATGCTGATGAAAAGGTGACGGCTCGCGTGGAGTCTACCATCCTGCTGGACGTGGCCCGCAATCGCCCGCTGACCCGTGAGGGCCTGCAAGCGCAACTGGAGCGACTCGGTGGCACGCCCTATGAACTGCGGCATCTCGATGTCTTTCTTCCGGACAATGCCATTCTTCCCGTGAGCGAGCTGAATCGCCTGCGCCGTGACCTGGTGGAAAAGCTGGAACAAGGTGCGACCGCAGCATCTTCCGTGGAAGTGAAGCCCGCCACGACTGCTGCGGAAATGCTGGCCGCTGTGCCCAAGTCGCGCACTCCGATTTCATCGCCCGTGCTTCACGTCCTGTGTCGCAGCATGGATCAAATCGAAGCGGCTCTCGATGCGAACGTGCAGCGCATGTACGTCGATTTCGAAGACATCCGCCTCTACAACGATGCCGTGCGCCTCGTGCGTGAGAGCGGCCGCGATGGTCTCATCTTCCTCGCCACACCCCGCATCCAAAAGGCGCGTGAGGATGGCTTCTTCAAGCTCATTGCCCGCGCGGAGCCAGATGGCGTGCTCATCCGCAACCTCGGTGCCATCGAATTCTTCGCGAACGCCGGCCTGCGCATGACGGGCGACTTCTCCCTGAATGTCGCCAACCCGCTGACCGCAGAGTTCCTCATCAACTCGGGACTCGAGCAGTGCACCATCAGCTACGACCTGAACATTGAGCAGGTGCTGGACCTCTTGAAGGGCGCGCCGCCCGAGTGGTTCGAGATCACCTTGCACCAGCACATGCCCATGTTTCACATGGAGCACTGCGTGTTTGCCTCCTTCATGTCCGAAGGAAAATCTTTCCTCGACTGCGGCCGCCCCTGTGAGAAGCACAACGTGAAGCTGCGCGACCGCGTGGGCATGGAGCATCCGCTCAAGGCCGACGTCGGCTGCCGCAACACTCTCTTCAACGCCGTCGCCCAGACCGGGGCCCTCTTCTTCCAGGACCTCATGAACGTGGGCTTGCGCCACTACCGCGTGGAACTGCTGGAAGAAACCCGACGTGAAACCGCCATCATCCTCTCCACCTACAACGCGCTGCTGACGGGACGTACCTCCGGCGTGAGCCTGCACCAGGCGCTGAAAGCCCAGTCCCAGCTCGGCGTGACCACGGGGACGCTCAGGCAGGGGGAGTTCCGCTAA
- a CDS encoding L,D-transpeptidase family protein: MVKKAFAACVITLVAVLTWANWPGTPLPTGVNADRVVVVKSSRELILFRESKVLKRYRVSLGRVPIGPKEREGDGKTPEGVYRITEHKRDSTCHLALRISYPGAKDIQRAKAAGVSPGSDIMVHGIRNGWGFLGRSHRFTDWTAGCVAVTNPEIREILSAVPVGTVIEIRE, encoded by the coding sequence ATGGTGAAGAAAGCATTTGCGGCATGTGTGATCACTCTCGTGGCGGTGCTGACATGGGCAAACTGGCCAGGCACGCCCTTGCCAACGGGCGTGAATGCGGATCGCGTCGTGGTGGTGAAGAGCAGCCGGGAGCTTATCCTGTTTCGCGAATCCAAGGTCTTGAAGCGTTACCGCGTTTCGCTCGGGCGAGTGCCAATCGGACCGAAGGAACGAGAAGGCGACGGGAAGACCCCCGAGGGAGTCTATCGGATCACGGAGCACAAGCGCGACAGCACGTGTCATTTGGCCCTGCGCATTTCTTATCCCGGAGCCAAGGATATCCAGCGGGCTAAGGCCGCGGGAGTCAGTCCCGGCTCTGACATTATGGTGCACGGGATTCGGAACGGTTGGGGTTTCTTGGGGCGGTCGCATCGATTTACAGACTGGACCGCCGGATGTGTCGCCGTCACCAATCCAGAAATTCGAGAGATCCTATCTGCGGTGCCGGTTGGCACGGTAATAGAAATCCGTGAGTGA